The Pyrenophora tritici-repentis strain M4 chromosome 2, whole genome shotgun sequence genome window below encodes:
- a CDS encoding SPT15, TATA-box binding protein (TBP), component TFIID and TFIIIB has product MDPNSLTSHPSTALQAQTFVAPGSLSYPNGANLDLAAPAAEQPTQHVADNANGVATPAATPDTQNGQVPSGIVPTLQNIVATVNLSARLDLKTIALHARNAEYNPKRFAAVIMRIREPKTTALVFASGKMVVTGAKSEDDSRLASRKYARIIQKLGFSAKFTDFKIQNIVGSCDIRFPIRLEGLASRHHTFSSYEPELFPGLIYRMMKPRIVLLIFVSGKIVLTGAKVREEIYQAFELIYPVLSDFRKS; this is encoded by the exons TTCGTGGCTCCAGGCTCTCTGTCGTACCCCAATGGCGCGAACCTAGATCTGGCTGCCCCGGCCGCTGAGCAACCCACTCAGCACGTCGCCGACAACGCGAACGGTGTTGCGACCCCTGCGGCTACTCCCGATACTCAGAACGGTCAAGTCCCCTCTGGTATCGTGCCTACTCTCCAGAACATTGTCGCCACCGTCAACCTCTCCGCTCGCCTTGACCTCAAGACTATCGCTCTCCACGCCCGCAACGCTGAGTACAACCCCAAGCGTTTCGCTGCCGTTATCATGCGTATCCGCGAGCCCAAGACGACTGCCCTGGTCTTTGCGAGTGGGAAGATGGTTGTGACTGGTGCCAAGTCTGAGGACGATAGCCGTCTCGCTTCCCGCAAATATGCGCGGATCATTCAGAAGCTGGGGTTCAGTGCCAAGTTCACC GACTTCAAGATCCAGAACATTGTCGGCTCTTGCGACATTCGTTTCCCTATCCGTCTCGAGGGCTTGGCTTCGCGTCATCACACTTTCTCTTCCTACGAGCCTGAGCTGTTCCCCGGTCTCATCTACCGCATGATGAAGCCTAGGATCGTTCTGCTCATCTTCGTCTCTGGAAAGATCGTCCTTACCGGTGCCAAAGTCCGTGAGGAGATCTACCAGGCCTTTGAACTCATCTACCCGGTCTTGTCGGACTTCCGCAAGTCCTGA
- a CDS encoding Glyco-hydro-47 domain containing protein has protein sequence MGLRKDFEHAVTAITDHDFAPRDEIITMADTARHLNALLSAYDLTFCKDRRLLSAAVQLGNMLYTFFDTPNRLPITHWNSTKATHGETQETAQEATIADLTSCNLALTRLSQLTGNMRFYDTTTHITRMLASQQNDTKIPGLWPSSINPTTADFTSTNAFTPDTLSHAHLAQMSLLLHQYHPSTPHASMLQTATEVTIRDILFRPVTPTNESILAASSAYTIVLPKTKKRQVTLTHNMTASSCSLGGTLALSAALSDGDEKARLLTYARLLTQGCIWMSLNAPPSSSSSQHTDVKMMPELFSVLACSSSMLDNMDEDCSFDPTVWRKQEYPGFEVVFDPKKLVRPQLIQSVFYMWRVTGEREWLDVAWEMWETVDEVISKGLGHGGDDEEMRMVVQTLKYFYLLFSTPSELSLDEWVMGSDGHAFSIGA, from the coding sequence ATGGGATTAAGGAAAGACTTTGAACATGCTGTCACAGCCATTACAGACCACGATTTTGCACCCAGGGATGAGATTATCACCATGGCTGACACAGCACGCCACTTGAACGCTCTACTCTCAGCATACGACCTCACCTTCTGCAAAGATAGACGCTTACTATCCGCAGCCGTGCAACTAGGCAACATGCTCTACACCTTCTTCGACACGCCAAACCGCCTGCCAATCACGCACTGGAACTCGACAAAAGCCACGCACGGCGAGACTCAAGAAACAGCACAAGAGGCTACAATCGCAGACCTAACATCCTGCAACCTCGCCTTGACGCGATTATCCCAACTCACAGGAAACATGCGCTTCTACGACACAACAACACACATCACACGCATGCTAGCCTCCCAGCAAAATGACACAAAAATCCCCGGTCTCTGGCCCTCATCCATCAACCCGACGACCGCAGATTTCACATCCACCAACGCATTCACCCCGGATACTCTGTCGCACGCCCACCTAGCGCAAATGTCGCTGCTGTTGCACCAGTACCACCCGTCCACACCCCACGCGTCTATGCTGCAAACAGCGACGGAAGTGACGATACGGGATATACTCTTCCGCCCCGTCACACCAACAAACGAGTCTATCCTCGCCGCCTCCTCTGCGTATACTATTGTTCTGCCAAAGACGAAAAAGCGACAAGTCACGCTCACGCACAACATGACCGCTTCTTCCTGCTCGCTCGGCGGCACACTCGCGCTGTCCGCTGCGTTGAGCGATGGTGACGAGAAGGCTAGACTGCTTACCTACGCGCGGCTACTCACACAGGGATGTATATGGATGTCGCTAAACGCCCCgccctcttcttcatcttctcaACACACCGATGTCAAGATGATGccagagctcttctcggTGCTAGCCTGTTCGTCGTCTATGCTTGATAACATGGATGAGGACTGTTCGTTTGATCCGACCGTGTGGCGCAAACAAGAGTACCCTGGCTTTGAAGTTGTGTTTGATCCGAAAAAGCTGGTTAGGCCGCAGCTGATTCAGAGTGTGTTTTACATGTGGAGGGTGACAGGGGAGAGGGAGTGGCTGGATGTGGCGTGGGAGATGTGGGAGACCGTTGACGAGGTTATTAGCAAGGGGCTTGGTCATGGTGGAGACGACGAAGAGATGAGGATGGTGGTGCAGACGCTCAAGTACTTTTACTTGCTGTTTAGCACGCCGAGTGAGTTGAGCCTGGATGAGTGGGTCATGGGTAGTGATGGGCATGCATTCAGTATCGGCGCATGA